A window from Musa acuminata AAA Group cultivar baxijiao unplaced genomic scaffold, Cavendish_Baxijiao_AAA HiC_scaffold_1139, whole genome shotgun sequence encodes these proteins:
- the LOC135671481 gene encoding autophagy-related protein 18d-like isoform X1 codes for MSSRISTSSSIHPPMGIASLESQQSWPSSTPFSQPEPGDYDDDNGTELLSVSWNQDYGCFAVGTSNGFRIYNCDPFKETFRRDLKSGGFGIVEMLFRSNILALVGGGANMQYPPNKVMIWDDHQSRCVGEYAYRSNVRGVKLRRDRIVIVLEHKIYVYDFTDLKLLHQIETQSNPKGLCCLSHHSSTSVLACPGLRRGEVRVEHFGLKMTKVISAHDSQISCMTMTLDGLLLATASTKGTLIRIFNTMDGTQLQEVRRGLDRAEIYSIALSTNVQWLVVSSDKGTVHVFRLRVRVGGEDASFQLPAVQAPEMVHQNSSAPVDPLISPNTGANNNSSLYFMRGVLPKYFSSEWSFAQFHLPEVTRYIAAFGSQNTVMIVGMDGSFCRCTFDPVNGGQMFQTEFVRFLKADRHQPQSVTS; via the exons ATGAGCTCGAGAATATCAACATCGTCAAGCATTCATCCTCCCATGGGGATTGCCTCATTGGAGTCACAACAGTCATGGCCATCTTCAACTCCTTTCAGTCAACCAGAACCAGGAGACTACGATGATGACAATGGAACTGAGCTGCTGTCGGTGTCTTGGAATCAGGACTATGGGTGCTTTGCTGTTGGAACAAGCAACGGCTTCCGGATATATAACTGTGATCCCTTCAAGGAAACCTTTAGAAGAGACTTGAAAAGTGGAGGATTTGGAATAGTAGAAATGCTGTTTCGTTCTAATATCCTGGCTCTTGTTGGTGGTGGTGCCAATATGCAATACCCACCAAATAAAGTTATGATCTGGGATGATCATCAGAGCCGTTGTGTTGGTGAATATGCATATAGATCTAATGTCAGAGGTGTGAAATTAAGACGAGATCGTATTGTCATAGTTCTTGAGCACAAGATCTATGTGTATGACTTCACAGACTTGAAGCTTCTTCATCAAATAGAAACTCAATCTAATCCAAAGGGACTTTGCTGCCTCTCACACCATTCTAGCACTTCAGTGTTGGCATGCCCTGGTCTTCGTCGGGGAGAGGTCCGTGTTGAACATTTTGGTTTGAAGATGACAAAGGTCATTAGTGCTCATGATTCTCAGATATCTTGTATGACCATGACTTTGGATGGGTTACTTCTTGCAACTGCAAGCACAAAAGGGACTTTGATTAGAATTTTTAACACAATGGATGGTACACAACTACAAGAG GTACGGAGAGGATTAGATAGGGCTGAGATATATAGCATTGCTCTCTCTACAAATGTACAATGGCTGGTCGTTTCCAGTGATAAAGGAACTGTCCATGTGTTCAGACTTCGAGTTAGAGTGGGTGGGGAAGATGCCTCTTTCCAGCTTCCAGCTGTTCAAGCTCCAGAAATGGTACATCAGAACTCTTCTGCTCCAGTTGATCCCCTTATATCTCCGAACACTGGAGCCAACAAcaactcatcattatattttaTGAGAG GTGTCCTGCCAAAGTACTTCAGTTCTGAATGGTCGTTCGCTCAGTTTCACTTGCCAGAAGTTACACGCTATATTGCTGCATTTGGATCTCAAAAcactgtcatgattgttggcatggATGGCAG CTTCTGTAGGTGCACCTTCGACCCAGTGAATGGTGGCCAGATGTTCCAGACGGAATTTGTCCGGTTTCTGAAAGCCGATCGCCATCAGCCACAATCTGTAACCTCATGA
- the LOC135671481 gene encoding autophagy-related protein 18d-like isoform X2 yields the protein MSSRISTSSSIHPPMGIASLESQQSWPSSTPFSQPEPGDYDDDNGTELLSVSWNQDYGCFAVGTSNGFRIYNCDPFKETFRRDLKSGGFGIVEMLFRSNILALVGGGANMQYPPNKVMIWDDHQSRCVGEYAYRSNVRGVKLRRDRIVIVLEHKIYVYDFTDLKLLHQIETQSNPKGLCCLSHHSSTSVLACPGLRRGEVRVEHFGLKMTKVISAHDSQISCMTMTLDGLLLATASTKGTLIRIFNTMDGTQLQEVRRGLDRAEIYSIALSTNVQWLVVSSDKGTVHVFRLRVRVGGEDASFQLPAVQAPEMVHQNSSAPVDPLISPNTGANNNSSLYFMRGYFLMN from the exons ATGAGCTCGAGAATATCAACATCGTCAAGCATTCATCCTCCCATGGGGATTGCCTCATTGGAGTCACAACAGTCATGGCCATCTTCAACTCCTTTCAGTCAACCAGAACCAGGAGACTACGATGATGACAATGGAACTGAGCTGCTGTCGGTGTCTTGGAATCAGGACTATGGGTGCTTTGCTGTTGGAACAAGCAACGGCTTCCGGATATATAACTGTGATCCCTTCAAGGAAACCTTTAGAAGAGACTTGAAAAGTGGAGGATTTGGAATAGTAGAAATGCTGTTTCGTTCTAATATCCTGGCTCTTGTTGGTGGTGGTGCCAATATGCAATACCCACCAAATAAAGTTATGATCTGGGATGATCATCAGAGCCGTTGTGTTGGTGAATATGCATATAGATCTAATGTCAGAGGTGTGAAATTAAGACGAGATCGTATTGTCATAGTTCTTGAGCACAAGATCTATGTGTATGACTTCACAGACTTGAAGCTTCTTCATCAAATAGAAACTCAATCTAATCCAAAGGGACTTTGCTGCCTCTCACACCATTCTAGCACTTCAGTGTTGGCATGCCCTGGTCTTCGTCGGGGAGAGGTCCGTGTTGAACATTTTGGTTTGAAGATGACAAAGGTCATTAGTGCTCATGATTCTCAGATATCTTGTATGACCATGACTTTGGATGGGTTACTTCTTGCAACTGCAAGCACAAAAGGGACTTTGATTAGAATTTTTAACACAATGGATGGTACACAACTACAAGAG GTACGGAGAGGATTAGATAGGGCTGAGATATATAGCATTGCTCTCTCTACAAATGTACAATGGCTGGTCGTTTCCAGTGATAAAGGAACTGTCCATGTGTTCAGACTTCGAGTTAGAGTGGGTGGGGAAGATGCCTCTTTCCAGCTTCCAGCTGTTCAAGCTCCAGAAATGGTACATCAGAACTCTTCTGCTCCAGTTGATCCCCTTATATCTCCGAACACTGGAGCCAACAAcaactcatcattatattttaTGAGAG GATATTTTCTTATGAACTGA
- the LOC135671430 gene encoding reticulon-like protein B2: MMSEIGEHASMTEWIDEKIHEYKGSSSSSSDSENDKPSSHGWRKKHLFGRKASVHAVLGGGKSADIILWRNKQLSGSILAGVTVIWLLFEWIGYHLLTFICHSFIFSLAVFFVWSNAASFVNRSPPKFPEVILPEDVFLTTAHAVRYKINEAFATFRCVASGKDLKKFLRVIGGLWILSMVGSWFSFWTLFYIVFLVLYATPVLYEKYEDHVDIAAEKAMVEINKHYAVFDAKVLQKIPRGPFSDKKQH, from the exons ATGATGTCGGAAATCGGTGAGCACGCTTCGATGACGGAGTGGATTGACGAGAAGATCCATGAGTATAAggggtcgtcgtcctcctcctcggatTCAGAAAACGACAAGCCTTCATCTCATGGTTGGAGGAAGAAACATTTGTTTGGGAGGAAGGCATCGGTGCATGCTGTTCTTGGAGGAGGAAAAT CTGCTGATATCATACTATGGAGAAATAAGCAGCTATCGGGCAGCATACTTGCTGGAGTTACTGTTATATGGCTTCTTTTTGAATGGATCGGCTATCACCTGCTGACCTTCATCTGCCACTCTTTTATATTCTCACTGGCTGTGTTTTTTGTCTGGTCTAATGCAGCATCTTTTGTCAACAG GTCTCCGCCAAAATTTCCAGAGGTTATATTGCCAGAAGACGTGTTTTTAACCACAGCTCATGCTGTAAGATACAAAATAAATGAAGCTTTTGCAACCTTCCGCTGTGTCGCTTCTGGGAAGGACTTGAAGAAGTTTCTGAGG GTAATTGGAGGTTTGTGGATCCTTTCAATGGTCGGTAGCTGGTTCAGTTTCTGGACTCTTTTTTACATTG TTTTCCTAGTTCTGTATGCTACACCTGTTCTCTATGAGAAGTATGAGGACCATGTCGACATAGCTGCTGAGAAGGCCATGGTAGAAATCAACAAGCACTATGCAGTTTTTGATGCGAAGGTACTCCAGAAAATTCCACGGGGACCTTTCTCTGATAAAAAGCAACACTGA
- the LOC135671377 gene encoding uncharacterized protein LOC135671377 — protein sequence MAKPYKGFINGFRRLYSHEFPSNPSLRSPIPWGQTRFLNSAPFRSSRSASPSPLPDPASPNRFFNRFFTLDCNSSRLGSETAIKLRSLGSGIKGLGRISESGYGSQIFSIRSLNFGKYGVFGGGVGKSVVDKPLSAASSAFSRYREAVGLQMDAFWRRNYMILVGAGAVVACFALWRIMFGIASTFVGLSEGMAKYGFLALASAIVAFAGMYFRARFTINPDKVYRIAMRRLNTSAGILEVMGAPLTGTDVRAYVMSGGRPKLKNFKLKFGDKRCFLIFPIRGSERRGLVSVEVKNKKGQYDMKLLAVDIPMASGPDQRLFLAGNEQEYRVGGGLISELRDPIVKAMAAEKEFEDLDQKEEEEDEIREQEEAERKQREEEQRTLEAEKQRHEEEERTVDAADTKHR from the exons ATGGCGAAACCCTACAAAGGATTCATCAACGGCTTCCGCAGGCTCTACTCCCACGAATTCCCGTCGAATCCTTCGCTGCGAAGCCCCATTCCTTGGGGTCAGACGCGGTTCTTGAATTCAGCTCCATTTCGCTCCAGCCGCTCCGCGAGTCCCTCGCCGCTTCCGGATCCCGCATCCCCGAATCGCTTCTTTAACCGTTTCTTCACTTTGGACTGCAACTCGAGCCGTCTGGGCTCCGAAACTGCCATCAAGCTGCGATCTTTGGGTTCCGGGATCAAGGGGCTCGGTCGGATCAGCGAAAGTGGGTACGGCTCCCAGATCTTCTCCATCAGGAGTCTGAACTTTGGCAAATATGGGGTATTTGGTGGGGGCGTGGGGAAATCGGTGGTCGATAAGCCCTTGTCGGCCGCTTCGTCGGCGTTCTCGCGGTACCGCGAGGCGGTCGGATTGCAAATGGATGCGTTTTGGAGGAGGAACTATATGATTCTCGTGGGGGCCGGCGCGGTGGTCGCATGCTTTGCGCTATGGAGGATCATGTTTGGGATCGCGAGCACCTTCGTCGGGCTTTCGGAAGGCATGGCTAAGTACGGGTTTCTTGCGCTCGCGTCTGCCATTGTGGCTTTCGCT GGCATGTATTTCCGTGCAAGGTTCACTATTAATCCTGACAAGGTATATAGAATAGCAATGAGGAGACTGAACACGTCTGCTGGGATTCTTGAGGTTATGGGTGCCCCTTTAACTGGGACGGATGTGAGGGCATATGTAATGTCTGGAGGTCGACCCAAACTGAAGAACTTTAAGTTGAAGTTTGGCGACAAACGGTGTTTTCTGATATTCCCCATCCGAGGATCTGAAAGGAGGGGTCTTGTAAGCGTCGAGGTCAAGAATAAAAAGGGCCAG TATGACATGAAGCTACTTGCAGTTGATATACCAATGGCTTCAGGGCCTGATCAGCGGCTGTTCCTTGCGGGCAACGAGCAGGAATACAGAGTGGGAGGAGGTTTGATATCTGAACTAAGAGATCCCATAGTGAAAGCAATGGCTGCAGAGAAGGAATTTGAAGATCTAGatcagaaggaggaggaagaagatgaaatCAGGGAGCAGGAGGAGGCAGAAAGAAAACAACGAGAAGAGGAACAAAGAACACTTGAGGCAGAAAAGCAGCGGcacgaagaggaagaaagaacagTTGATGCGGCTGATACCAAGCACCGGTGA